The following proteins come from a genomic window of Macadamia integrifolia cultivar HAES 741 chromosome 14, SCU_Mint_v3, whole genome shotgun sequence:
- the LOC122061630 gene encoding lipoyl synthase, mitochondrial isoform X4 — MGGLGLNLWVGFFDCWISMPRVAHISLIGRQLVEELGTVLEREAIYRQPPTVASIETGERESERGMYPRFLYLARSSRSSRSLITPSFLSFSSSSSSSVETSKPKLPQTLAGLRQVLADESPSLADFIRLQQNDEYSVEVGTKKNHLPKPKWMKEAIPGGSKYAKIKSKLRELKLHTVCEEARCPNLGECWSGGETGTATATIMILGDTCTRGCRFCNVKTSRTPPPPDPNEPANVAEAIASWGLDYVVITSVDRDDLPDQGSGHFAETVQKLKALKPSTLIEALVPDFQGDPGWVEKVAKSGLDVFAHNIETVEELQSVVRDRRANFIQSLDVLKMAKDYAPFGTLTKTSIMLGCGETPDQVVKTMEKVRAAGIDVMTFGQYMRPSKRHMPVSEYITPEAFEKYRTLGMDMAPATPQ, encoded by the exons ATGGGTGGATTGGGATTGAATCTTTGGGTAGGGTTTTTTGACTGTTGGATTTCTATGCCACGTGTCGCTCATATATCGTTGATTGGTCGGCAGTTGGTAGAGGAGTTGGGGACcgttttagagagagaagccaTATATAGACAGCCACCAACCGTTGCTTCCATAGAGACTGGTgagcgagagagcgagagaggtATGTATCCTCGCTTCCTATACCTTGCGCGATCCTCCAGATCGTCTCGATCCCTAATCACGCcttcttttctatctttttcttcatcatcgTCTTCTTCTGTTGAAACTTCAAAGCCTAAATTGCCACAAACCCTAGCGGGTCTAAGACAAGTATTGGCAGATGAATCACCTTCGTTAGCTGATTTCATCCGTCTTCAACAGAACGATGAGTATTCGGTCGAGGTTGGAACGAAGAAGAATCACCTTCCAAAGCCCAAATGGATGAAAGAAGCAATCCCTGGTGGGTCTAAATATGCTAAGATCAAGAGCAAGCTTAGGGAATTGAAGCTTCACACCGTCTGCGAAGAAGCTCGTTGCCCTAATTTAGGGGAATGTTGGTCCGGTGGAGAGACAGGAACCGCCACTGCCACGATAATGATCCTTGGAGACACTTGCACTCGAGGTTGCAG ATTCTGCAATGTGAAGACATCACGGACTCCACCTCCACCTGACCCTAATGAACCTGCCAATGTGGCAGAAGCAATTGCATCATGGGGTCTGGATTATGTGGTGATAACAAGTGTTGATCGAGATGATTTACCTGATCAAGGGAGCGGTCATTTTGCAGAGACAGTACAGAAGTTGAAGGCTTTAAAGCCGAGTACACTGATAGAGGCTCTTG TTCCTGATTTTCAAGGGGACCCTGGCTGGGTAGAGAAAGTAGCAAAATCCGGGTTAGATGTTTTTGCTCACAATATTGAGACAGTGGAAGAGCTTCAAAGTGTTGTTCGGGACCGTCGTGCTAATTTCATTCAATCTCTAGATGTTCTGAAGATGGCTAAAGATTATGCTCCTTTTGGTACACTTACCAAGACATCAATAATGTTGGGTTGTGGAGAAACACCTGATCAAGTGGTTAAGACTATGGAAAAGGTAAGGGCTGCAGGGATTGATGTCATGACATTTGGGCAATATATGAGACCATCGAAGCGCCATATGCCAGTATCTGAATACATCACTCCTGAAGCTTTCGAGAAGTATCGAACTCTAGGCATGGACATG
- the LOC122061630 gene encoding lipoyl synthase 1, mitochondrial isoform X1, with amino-acid sequence MGGLGLNLWVGFFDCWISMPRVAHISLIGRQLVEELGTVLEREAIYRQPPTVASIETGERESERGMYPRFLYLARSSRSSRSLITPSFLSFSSSSSSSVETSKPKLPQTLAGLRQVLADESPSLADFIRLQQNDEYSVEVGTKKNHLPKPKWMKEAIPGGSKYAKIKSKLRELKLHTVCEEARCPNLGECWSGGETGTATATIMILGDTCTRGCRFCNVKTSRTPPPPDPNEPANVAEAIASWGLDYVVITSVDRDDLPDQGSGHFAETVQKLKALKPSTLIEALVPDFQGDPGWVEKVAKSGLDVFAHNIETVEELQSVVRDRRANFIQSLDVLKMAKDYAPFGTLTKTSIMLGCGETPDQVVKTMEKVRAAGIDVMTFGQYMRPSKRHMPVSEYITPEAFEKYRTLGMDMGFRYVASGPMVRSSYKAGEFYIKSMIEADRAKSSTQLPVS; translated from the exons ATGGGTGGATTGGGATTGAATCTTTGGGTAGGGTTTTTTGACTGTTGGATTTCTATGCCACGTGTCGCTCATATATCGTTGATTGGTCGGCAGTTGGTAGAGGAGTTGGGGACcgttttagagagagaagccaTATATAGACAGCCACCAACCGTTGCTTCCATAGAGACTGGTgagcgagagagcgagagaggtATGTATCCTCGCTTCCTATACCTTGCGCGATCCTCCAGATCGTCTCGATCCCTAATCACGCcttcttttctatctttttcttcatcatcgTCTTCTTCTGTTGAAACTTCAAAGCCTAAATTGCCACAAACCCTAGCGGGTCTAAGACAAGTATTGGCAGATGAATCACCTTCGTTAGCTGATTTCATCCGTCTTCAACAGAACGATGAGTATTCGGTCGAGGTTGGAACGAAGAAGAATCACCTTCCAAAGCCCAAATGGATGAAAGAAGCAATCCCTGGTGGGTCTAAATATGCTAAGATCAAGAGCAAGCTTAGGGAATTGAAGCTTCACACCGTCTGCGAAGAAGCTCGTTGCCCTAATTTAGGGGAATGTTGGTCCGGTGGAGAGACAGGAACCGCCACTGCCACGATAATGATCCTTGGAGACACTTGCACTCGAGGTTGCAG ATTCTGCAATGTGAAGACATCACGGACTCCACCTCCACCTGACCCTAATGAACCTGCCAATGTGGCAGAAGCAATTGCATCATGGGGTCTGGATTATGTGGTGATAACAAGTGTTGATCGAGATGATTTACCTGATCAAGGGAGCGGTCATTTTGCAGAGACAGTACAGAAGTTGAAGGCTTTAAAGCCGAGTACACTGATAGAGGCTCTTG TTCCTGATTTTCAAGGGGACCCTGGCTGGGTAGAGAAAGTAGCAAAATCCGGGTTAGATGTTTTTGCTCACAATATTGAGACAGTGGAAGAGCTTCAAAGTGTTGTTCGGGACCGTCGTGCTAATTTCATTCAATCTCTAGATGTTCTGAAGATGGCTAAAGATTATGCTCCTTTTGGTACACTTACCAAGACATCAATAATGTTGGGTTGTGGAGAAACACCTGATCAAGTGGTTAAGACTATGGAAAAGGTAAGGGCTGCAGGGATTGATGTCATGACATTTGGGCAATATATGAGACCATCGAAGCGCCATATGCCAGTATCTGAATACATCACTCCTGAAGCTTTCGAGAAGTATCGAACTCTAGGCATGGACATG
- the LOC122061630 gene encoding lipoyl synthase, mitochondrial isoform X2 — MGGLGLNLWVGFFDCWISMPRVAHISLIGRQLVEELGTVLEREAIYRQPPTVASIETGERESERGMYPRFLYLARSSRSSRSLITPSFLSFSSSSSSSVETSKPKLPQTLAGLRQVLADESPSLADFIRLQQNDEYSVEVGTKKNHLPKPKWMKEAIPGGSKYAKIKSKLRELKLHTVCEEARCPNLGECWSGGETGTATATIMILGDTCTRGCRFCNVKTSRTPPPPDPNEPANVAEAIASWGLDYVVITSVDRDDLPDQGSGHFAETVQKLKALKPSTLIEALVPDFQGDPGWVEKVAKSGLDVFAHNIETVEELQSVVRDRRANFIQSLDVLKMAKDYAPFGTLTKTSIMLGCGETPDQVVKTMEKVRAAGIDVMTFGQYMRPSKRHMPVSEYITPEAFEKYRTLGMDMSLYILCVVRDFGMWHLVLWSGPPIRLVSSTSNL; from the exons ATGGGTGGATTGGGATTGAATCTTTGGGTAGGGTTTTTTGACTGTTGGATTTCTATGCCACGTGTCGCTCATATATCGTTGATTGGTCGGCAGTTGGTAGAGGAGTTGGGGACcgttttagagagagaagccaTATATAGACAGCCACCAACCGTTGCTTCCATAGAGACTGGTgagcgagagagcgagagaggtATGTATCCTCGCTTCCTATACCTTGCGCGATCCTCCAGATCGTCTCGATCCCTAATCACGCcttcttttctatctttttcttcatcatcgTCTTCTTCTGTTGAAACTTCAAAGCCTAAATTGCCACAAACCCTAGCGGGTCTAAGACAAGTATTGGCAGATGAATCACCTTCGTTAGCTGATTTCATCCGTCTTCAACAGAACGATGAGTATTCGGTCGAGGTTGGAACGAAGAAGAATCACCTTCCAAAGCCCAAATGGATGAAAGAAGCAATCCCTGGTGGGTCTAAATATGCTAAGATCAAGAGCAAGCTTAGGGAATTGAAGCTTCACACCGTCTGCGAAGAAGCTCGTTGCCCTAATTTAGGGGAATGTTGGTCCGGTGGAGAGACAGGAACCGCCACTGCCACGATAATGATCCTTGGAGACACTTGCACTCGAGGTTGCAG ATTCTGCAATGTGAAGACATCACGGACTCCACCTCCACCTGACCCTAATGAACCTGCCAATGTGGCAGAAGCAATTGCATCATGGGGTCTGGATTATGTGGTGATAACAAGTGTTGATCGAGATGATTTACCTGATCAAGGGAGCGGTCATTTTGCAGAGACAGTACAGAAGTTGAAGGCTTTAAAGCCGAGTACACTGATAGAGGCTCTTG TTCCTGATTTTCAAGGGGACCCTGGCTGGGTAGAGAAAGTAGCAAAATCCGGGTTAGATGTTTTTGCTCACAATATTGAGACAGTGGAAGAGCTTCAAAGTGTTGTTCGGGACCGTCGTGCTAATTTCATTCAATCTCTAGATGTTCTGAAGATGGCTAAAGATTATGCTCCTTTTGGTACACTTACCAAGACATCAATAATGTTGGGTTGTGGAGAAACACCTGATCAAGTGGTTAAGACTATGGAAAAGGTAAGGGCTGCAGGGATTGATGTCATGACATTTGGGCAATATATGAGACCATCGAAGCGCCATATGCCAGTATCTGAATACATCACTCCTGAAGCTTTCGAGAAGTATCGAACTCTAGGCATGGACATG
- the LOC122061630 gene encoding lipoyl synthase, mitochondrial isoform X3 produces the protein MGGLGLNLWVGFFDCWISMPRVAHISLIGRQLVEELGTVLEREAIYRQPPTVASIETGERESERGMYPRFLYLARSSRSSRSLITPSFLSFSSSSSSSVETSKPKLPQTLAGLRQVLADESPSLADFIRLQQNDEYSVEVGTKKNHLPKPKWMKEAIPGGSKYAKIKSKLRELKLHTVCEEARCPNLGECWSGGETGTATATIMILGDTCTRGCRFCNVKTSRTPPPPDPNEPANVAEAIASWGLDYVVITSVDRDDLPDQGSGHFAETVQKLKALKPSTLIEALVPDFQGDPGWVEKVAKSGLDVFAHNIETVEELQSVVRDRRANFIQSLDVLKMAKDYAPFGTLTKTSIMLGCGETPDQVVKTMEKVRAAGIDVMTFGQYMRPSKRHMPVSEYITPEAFEKYRTLGMDMFCPGDRFSGLEYRLLF, from the exons ATGGGTGGATTGGGATTGAATCTTTGGGTAGGGTTTTTTGACTGTTGGATTTCTATGCCACGTGTCGCTCATATATCGTTGATTGGTCGGCAGTTGGTAGAGGAGTTGGGGACcgttttagagagagaagccaTATATAGACAGCCACCAACCGTTGCTTCCATAGAGACTGGTgagcgagagagcgagagaggtATGTATCCTCGCTTCCTATACCTTGCGCGATCCTCCAGATCGTCTCGATCCCTAATCACGCcttcttttctatctttttcttcatcatcgTCTTCTTCTGTTGAAACTTCAAAGCCTAAATTGCCACAAACCCTAGCGGGTCTAAGACAAGTATTGGCAGATGAATCACCTTCGTTAGCTGATTTCATCCGTCTTCAACAGAACGATGAGTATTCGGTCGAGGTTGGAACGAAGAAGAATCACCTTCCAAAGCCCAAATGGATGAAAGAAGCAATCCCTGGTGGGTCTAAATATGCTAAGATCAAGAGCAAGCTTAGGGAATTGAAGCTTCACACCGTCTGCGAAGAAGCTCGTTGCCCTAATTTAGGGGAATGTTGGTCCGGTGGAGAGACAGGAACCGCCACTGCCACGATAATGATCCTTGGAGACACTTGCACTCGAGGTTGCAG ATTCTGCAATGTGAAGACATCACGGACTCCACCTCCACCTGACCCTAATGAACCTGCCAATGTGGCAGAAGCAATTGCATCATGGGGTCTGGATTATGTGGTGATAACAAGTGTTGATCGAGATGATTTACCTGATCAAGGGAGCGGTCATTTTGCAGAGACAGTACAGAAGTTGAAGGCTTTAAAGCCGAGTACACTGATAGAGGCTCTTG TTCCTGATTTTCAAGGGGACCCTGGCTGGGTAGAGAAAGTAGCAAAATCCGGGTTAGATGTTTTTGCTCACAATATTGAGACAGTGGAAGAGCTTCAAAGTGTTGTTCGGGACCGTCGTGCTAATTTCATTCAATCTCTAGATGTTCTGAAGATGGCTAAAGATTATGCTCCTTTTGGTACACTTACCAAGACATCAATAATGTTGGGTTGTGGAGAAACACCTGATCAAGTGGTTAAGACTATGGAAAAGGTAAGGGCTGCAGGGATTGATGTCATGACATTTGGGCAATATATGAGACCATCGAAGCGCCATATGCCAGTATCTGAATACATCACTCCTGAAGCTTTCGAGAAGTATCGAACTCTAGGCATGGACATG